One Spirosoma agri DNA segment encodes these proteins:
- a CDS encoding glycoside hydrolase family 130 protein, with protein sequence MIQFVSRKAFVTRTLAAILCLAGPNLIAQDWTLGPFVRPQGVNPVISPNPKSTFPDPISGQRVAWEASDVFNPAATIRKKKIYVLYRSEDKSGQGIGKRTSRLGLATSKDGLRMKRRPTPVFYPADDNQKEFEWPGGCEDPRIAMTPEGTYLMLYTQWNRHVPRLAVATSKNLTTWTKHGPAFYQAYGGKFKDLASKSASIVTKLVKGRQVITKVKGKYMMYWGEKFMNIATSDNLVNWEPMVDERGELKAVLLTRPHYFDSDLTECGPPAILTDKGILVLYNGKNKPGIGRDTTYTANTYAAGQVLFDAQDPSRVIARLDKPFFVPTEPFEKSGQYPAGTVFVEGLVYHRGQWFLYYGCADSRVAVAVYKPKSR encoded by the coding sequence ATGATTCAGTTTGTAAGCCGTAAGGCCTTTGTAACACGCACCCTTGCTGCCATCCTGTGTCTGGCAGGCCCCAACCTAATCGCACAAGACTGGACCCTAGGTCCTTTCGTAAGACCCCAGGGGGTAAATCCTGTTATTTCCCCCAATCCTAAAAGCACCTTTCCCGACCCCATCAGTGGCCAACGGGTAGCCTGGGAAGCCAGTGATGTCTTCAACCCAGCAGCGACTATCCGCAAGAAAAAGATTTATGTCCTCTATCGGTCCGAAGATAAGTCTGGACAAGGCATTGGCAAACGCACATCCCGGCTGGGGCTGGCAACCAGCAAAGATGGTCTTCGCATGAAGCGACGCCCGACGCCGGTATTTTACCCCGCCGATGATAATCAGAAAGAGTTCGAGTGGCCAGGCGGCTGCGAAGACCCCCGCATTGCGATGACCCCGGAGGGTACCTATCTCATGCTCTACACGCAGTGGAATAGACACGTGCCCAGACTGGCCGTTGCTACATCCAAAAATCTAACGACCTGGACCAAACATGGTCCCGCCTTCTACCAGGCCTACGGGGGCAAATTTAAAGACTTGGCCAGTAAATCTGCTTCCATTGTGACCAAACTGGTAAAGGGGCGGCAAGTAATCACCAAAGTGAAGGGCAAGTACATGATGTACTGGGGCGAAAAATTCATGAATATCGCTACTTCGGATAATTTGGTGAACTGGGAGCCTATGGTGGATGAGCGGGGCGAACTGAAAGCGGTACTCTTGACGCGGCCACATTATTTCGATAGCGATCTGACCGAATGTGGCCCGCCCGCCATCCTGACCGACAAAGGCATCCTGGTGTTATATAATGGCAAGAATAAGCCGGGCATAGGCCGCGATACGACCTACACGGCGAACACCTATGCCGCTGGCCAGGTATTGTTTGATGCGCAGGATCCCTCCCGAGTCATCGCCCGCTTGGACAAGCCTTTTTTTGTGCCTACCGAGCCGTTCGAGAAAAGTGGCCAATACCCGGCGGGTACAGTCTTCGTGGAGGGCTTGGTATATCATCGGGGCCAGTGGTTTTTGTATTATGGATGTGCTGACAGTCGGGTAGCCGTAGCGGTGTACAAGCCGAAAAGCCGGTAA
- a CDS encoding outer membrane beta-barrel protein, whose product MRRYLLLFCLVSPLVGKTQTLSDGKQQDLLGKGHFNVGVNVGQGYRGTYPTTTYVIPRVQYFIMDGWSIAAEARYLVSNIYPQTVDKPDYRLKGGGLSTRYYFLRGNRLAMFGHLGASYGQSTLRMRSDAPPGTGYTWQTEIGLGAHYRIAKRWSVEAMAGRSWSRNSNGGYYLTPPDDFNRWQVSVGINFRLK is encoded by the coding sequence ATGAGACGGTATCTATTACTTTTTTGCCTGGTAAGTCCTTTAGTGGGAAAGACCCAAACCTTAAGCGACGGCAAGCAACAGGATCTATTGGGGAAAGGGCATTTTAATGTAGGGGTCAACGTTGGACAGGGCTACCGGGGCACTTATCCAACCACAACGTACGTGATACCTCGTGTTCAGTACTTCATCATGGACGGCTGGTCCATCGCTGCTGAAGCTCGCTATCTGGTCAGTAACATTTATCCTCAGACAGTTGATAAGCCTGACTATCGGTTAAAGGGCGGGGGCTTATCAACGCGCTACTATTTTCTGCGAGGCAACCGGTTAGCCATGTTTGGCCATTTGGGAGCTTCCTATGGTCAAAGCACACTTAGGATGCGGTCTGACGCCCCTCCCGGCACTGGGTATACCTGGCAAACGGAAATAGGGCTAGGCGCTCATTACCGAATTGCGAAGCGATGGTCAGTCGAAGCAATGGCGGGCCGGAGCTGGTCAAGGAACTCGAATGGTGGCTATTATCTGACACCACCCGACGATTTTAACCGGTGGCAGGTCAGTGTTGGCATAAATTTCCGGTTGAAATAA
- a CDS encoding CPBP family intramembrane glutamic endopeptidase: MSAYQFSRILLINCLLIIAVNGLFYWQFVKTLVAQRQIAILFGLAIYFIQIIVTYLLAGDQKIWLTQPFKGKTILQGLGAIIVVEVLTTMLLSTFTTHAHIFSLTDRLPSFFLLFILNSLPGAILEEWIFRYLPLRFSQQFKKDHRTILLCIGSLILFTLIHIPAYIFQYEHSLSELSRVFMMGLFFLVVYVLTQNLFFTVLFHGLTNNPLYLVESPYYWLYFYGSTVVVSGFWALQNWRNRHRSISL, from the coding sequence ATGAGTGCATACCAATTTAGTCGAATTCTTCTTATCAATTGTTTGCTTATAATAGCTGTTAATGGGTTGTTTTACTGGCAATTCGTCAAAACATTGGTAGCGCAACGACAAATAGCAATCTTATTTGGTTTAGCTATTTATTTCATCCAGATTATAGTAACTTATTTGCTGGCAGGAGACCAAAAGATCTGGCTTACCCAGCCATTCAAAGGCAAGACTATTTTACAGGGGTTAGGCGCTATTATAGTTGTGGAAGTACTGACCACTATGCTCCTATCAACCTTCACTACTCATGCTCACATATTCTCACTAACCGATCGTTTACCCAGCTTCTTTTTACTATTTATCCTGAACTCGTTGCCGGGGGCCATACTGGAAGAGTGGATATTCCGTTACTTACCGCTTCGATTTTCCCAGCAATTCAAAAAAGATCATCGAACTATTTTGCTTTGCATAGGATCGTTAATTCTATTTACGCTTATTCATATTCCTGCTTACATTTTCCAGTATGAGCACAGCTTGAGCGAACTGAGTCGGGTCTTTATGATGGGCTTGTTTTTTCTGGTTGTCTACGTATTGACCCAAAATTTGTTTTTTACAGTGCTATTCCACGGGTTAACCAATAATCCATTATACCTGGTTGAATCGCCCTATTACTGGTTGTACTTTTATGGAAGTACTGTAGTTGTCAGCGGTTTCTGGGCTTTACAAAATTGGAGGAATCGACATCGCTCGATTAGTCTATAA
- a CDS encoding TlpA family protein disulfide reductase → MKSILLILGIVLLVQVGWSQSTITVRLKSQLREPTYLEYIDVFNNNQLTILSNTNQQAKWSVEQPIFLRDADHRSQALYLLFPTKSYTLTRGVNHYLTADTAGDTTKALANCHQQYLNTQRSLNQGEWNFEREYLTGVSYTKLTFEQRSRELQKRYQSRLLFLNQYANQHHVTSKQVTPWKDYFFYQYIRGLVTHTATQIPSDSINQYVRFFQDDTKLYIPEYRAGAISLLRILAYQPTGKLDFAQMYQRATHSFSAGTRDFLLFYIMKTLSQPKEDKLPNMDFDLPLARQLLPAFQADCQQDAYVKYITKSMSFLTTTRSSVGKEVKLLDGLGSSVTWAQLLAGHRGRIVYVDFWASWCAPCRAELPASYQLRNSLVKDNISFLYISMDEDSQAWLNALKQVGLEKQFSYLLTHSFQSDLAKQYQLKAIPRYLLFDKQGKLISARAKRPSDKALQSELHGLAR, encoded by the coding sequence ATGAAAAGTATATTGCTCATTCTGGGAATTGTGTTACTCGTACAAGTCGGTTGGTCTCAATCAACAATAACTGTACGGTTGAAAAGTCAGCTTAGAGAGCCAACTTACCTTGAATACATTGACGTTTTTAATAATAACCAACTGACTATTTTATCGAACACAAATCAACAGGCGAAGTGGTCGGTTGAGCAACCTATTTTTTTGCGGGACGCTGATCACCGGAGTCAGGCCCTATACTTGCTGTTCCCAACTAAATCTTACACCTTAACTCGGGGAGTAAATCATTATTTAACCGCTGATACAGCCGGGGATACGACCAAGGCCCTTGCTAACTGTCATCAACAGTATTTGAATACGCAGAGATCACTTAATCAAGGTGAGTGGAACTTTGAAAGGGAATACTTAACAGGTGTTTCTTACACCAAACTAACGTTTGAACAACGATCTCGGGAACTGCAAAAACGCTATCAAAGCCGTTTACTTTTTCTCAACCAGTACGCTAATCAACACCACGTAACGAGTAAGCAGGTAACTCCCTGGAAGGACTACTTTTTCTATCAATACATACGAGGCTTAGTGACCCATACCGCTACCCAGATTCCGTCCGATTCTATCAACCAGTACGTTCGTTTTTTTCAGGATGACACCAAATTGTACATTCCCGAGTACCGTGCCGGGGCGATCAGTCTGTTGCGTATACTGGCGTATCAACCTACAGGCAAGCTTGATTTCGCGCAGATGTACCAGAGGGCTACTCACTCGTTTTCGGCGGGTACTCGTGATTTTTTATTATTTTATATTATGAAAACCTTGAGCCAGCCGAAAGAAGATAAATTACCAAACATGGATTTTGATTTACCACTCGCTCGTCAGTTACTGCCTGCTTTTCAAGCAGATTGCCAACAGGATGCTTACGTTAAATACATAACGAAATCGATGAGTTTTCTAACGACAACGCGATCGTCGGTTGGTAAGGAAGTCAAGTTGCTGGATGGGTTAGGATCGTCAGTCACTTGGGCTCAATTGCTCGCTGGTCATCGTGGCCGAATCGTATACGTAGATTTTTGGGCAAGCTGGTGTGCCCCTTGCCGGGCTGAACTACCAGCTTCGTATCAATTACGAAACTCGTTGGTGAAAGACAACATCAGTTTCCTTTACATTTCGATGGATGAGGATTCACAAGCTTGGTTGAATGCCCTCAAACAGGTCGGTCTGGAAAAACAGTTTAGCTACCTACTGACTCATTCATTTCAATCTGATTTAGCCAAACAATACCAGTTGAAAGCCATTCCTCGCTACTTATTATTCGATAAGCAGGGGAAGTTGATATCGGCCAGAGCGAAACGTCCCAGTGACAAAGCCCTTCAATCCGAATTGCACGGTTTAGCCCGGTAA
- the tpx gene encoding thiol peroxidase yields MTSIKNFIPAFKLFLFGLAGLIITSSSFAQTTGTAITLGGKTIHTVGKLPAVGTPIKEFTLTGIDLKDNTLADYKGKYVIMNIFPSVNTGVCSKSVRKFNEDAAGLKNTTVLCISKDLPFAQKAFCGAEGIKNVVMLSDFRTDFGNSYGVQIADGPMKGLLSRAVIVVNPEGKIVYEQQVPEIGQEPDYAAALAVIK; encoded by the coding sequence ATGACCAGTATCAAAAACTTCATACCCGCCTTCAAACTTTTTTTGTTTGGGCTGGCTGGACTAATCATTACAAGTAGTTCATTCGCTCAGACAACAGGCACCGCCATTACGCTGGGTGGTAAAACAATTCATACCGTTGGCAAACTGCCGGCTGTGGGAACACCGATCAAAGAGTTTACCTTGACTGGTATTGATCTCAAGGATAACACGTTAGCCGATTATAAAGGCAAATACGTGATCATGAATATCTTTCCAAGCGTAAATACAGGTGTTTGTTCCAAATCGGTGCGAAAATTCAATGAGGATGCAGCTGGATTAAAGAACACAACCGTGCTCTGCATTTCCAAAGATCTGCCGTTTGCCCAAAAAGCGTTTTGTGGCGCGGAAGGCATCAAAAACGTAGTGATGCTTTCTGATTTCAGAACTGATTTTGGCAATTCTTACGGGGTGCAAATCGCCGACGGACCCATGAAAGGTTTGTTGAGTCGTGCGGTAATCGTAGTGAATCCCGAAGGAAAAATCGTTTACGAACAGCAGGTGCCGGAAATAGGGCAAGAGCCTGATTACGCTGCCGCTCTGGCGGTCATCAAGTAA
- a CDS encoding penicillin-binding transpeptidase domain-containing protein yields the protein MEENRKWVVIGVFCFVALIYLARLFYIQVLDDTYSLGASKNSINRVIETPYRGQIYDRNHKLLVDNTPVYDLYVTPKKVIMADTAAFCTLMNLSKADFDSLMGLAKNYSMVKPSLFKRRLSKQDFARLQDALVDYRGFHAQINSVRIYPGHTLANTLGYVSEINRTKLDEQEYPYYRPGDYIGQSGLESYYEEQLRGRRGVKFMMQDVHGVTKGSWKGGAYDTLAVKGKDLLISVDSDLQRFADSLMVNKVGAIVAIEPATGEILASVSAPTFDPNLLSASNFSNQYGSLLKNRYKPLINRPIMASYRPGSTFKLIQALVAQQEGTLTPHTVYGHAGSPMRCHCRGGNDLRGAIGNSCNPYFYQVFRRMLYNNSETNTFKASAVGLAKWHQRVEQFGIGQQLGVDLPSERRGNLPDVPYYDRLYKGENRWKFSYISSLSIGEGELLITPLKLANLAAAIANRGWYITPHYLKGFETIGAQLPDQYRKHHDTGIDHRYYLPVIDGMRRTVVSGSAKSANLAGLDICGKTGTSQNTKYGHQFDHSIFVGFAPMNAPTIAVAVFVENAGWGGDVAAPIAALVVERYIKGRTETKWLANRLRAARYLPPIGGIRAYKKAAPVKRDTTPGQRRDPVNTPQPLRPKPLLTTVQPSAVGATSLP from the coding sequence ATGGAGGAAAATCGTAAGTGGGTGGTTATTGGGGTTTTCTGTTTCGTTGCCCTGATTTATCTAGCACGCTTATTCTATATACAGGTACTCGACGATACCTATTCGCTTGGGGCTTCCAAGAACTCGATCAATCGGGTCATCGAGACTCCTTATCGGGGACAGATCTATGATCGTAACCATAAACTACTCGTCGACAATACACCCGTTTATGATCTGTACGTTACGCCTAAAAAAGTCATCATGGCGGACACGGCGGCCTTCTGTACCCTCATGAATCTGTCCAAAGCGGACTTTGACAGCCTGATGGGATTGGCCAAGAACTACTCAATGGTGAAACCTTCACTCTTTAAACGGCGACTATCGAAGCAGGACTTTGCCCGCCTTCAGGATGCGTTGGTTGACTATAGAGGGTTTCATGCCCAGATCAATTCGGTTCGGATCTATCCGGGACACACGCTGGCCAATACGCTGGGCTACGTCAGTGAGATCAATCGGACTAAGCTCGATGAGCAGGAGTATCCCTACTACCGGCCGGGCGATTACATCGGTCAGAGTGGACTGGAAAGTTATTACGAAGAGCAGTTACGGGGCCGGCGGGGCGTCAAGTTTATGATGCAGGATGTGCATGGGGTCACCAAAGGTTCCTGGAAAGGTGGTGCCTACGATACCCTGGCGGTGAAGGGAAAAGACCTCCTCATTAGTGTCGACTCCGATTTGCAGCGTTTCGCCGACAGCCTGATGGTCAACAAAGTAGGGGCTATTGTTGCCATTGAGCCCGCTACGGGTGAGATTCTGGCGTCGGTATCGGCCCCAACCTTCGATCCTAACTTGTTATCGGCCAGCAACTTTAGTAACCAATACGGCTCGTTGCTCAAAAATCGTTACAAACCGCTGATTAACCGGCCAATTATGGCTAGTTACCGGCCTGGCTCCACGTTCAAACTCATCCAGGCCCTGGTGGCCCAACAGGAGGGTACGTTGACACCCCATACGGTGTACGGCCATGCTGGTTCGCCGATGCGCTGTCACTGTCGGGGGGGTAACGATCTCCGGGGTGCTATCGGTAATTCCTGTAATCCGTATTTCTATCAGGTGTTTCGCCGGATGTTGTATAACAACTCCGAAACGAACACGTTTAAAGCTTCGGCCGTCGGTTTAGCCAAATGGCACCAACGGGTCGAACAGTTTGGCATTGGTCAGCAATTGGGTGTCGACTTACCCAGCGAACGCCGGGGTAACCTGCCCGATGTGCCTTACTACGACCGGCTCTACAAAGGTGAAAATCGCTGGAAGTTTTCGTACATATCCTCCCTGAGTATTGGAGAAGGAGAGCTGCTGATTACGCCCCTGAAGCTGGCCAACCTAGCCGCGGCCATTGCCAATCGAGGATGGTATATTACTCCTCACTACCTCAAAGGCTTCGAAACGATCGGCGCTCAACTGCCAGACCAATACCGAAAGCACCATGATACAGGCATTGACCACCGCTATTACCTGCCGGTCATCGACGGGATGCGCCGGACCGTTGTGAGTGGTAGCGCTAAATCGGCCAATTTGGCTGGGCTCGACATATGTGGTAAAACAGGTACGTCGCAAAATACGAAATACGGTCACCAGTTTGATCACTCCATCTTTGTGGGCTTTGCTCCCATGAACGCTCCGACCATTGCCGTAGCCGTTTTCGTGGAAAACGCCGGTTGGGGGGGCGACGTGGCGGCACCCATCGCTGCATTGGTGGTTGAGCGCTATATCAAGGGGCGCACCGAGACGAAGTGGTTAGCAAATCGGCTCCGGGCGGCCCGGTATCTACCCCCTATTGGTGGAATAAGGGCTTATAAAAAAGCAGCCCCAGTCAAGAGGGACACCACGCCGGGGCAACGACGGGATCCCGTTAATACTCCTCAACCGCTTCGTCCTAAGCCACTGTTAACCACCGTTCAGCCATCGGCGGTTGGGGCAACAAGTCTACCCTGA